The Azospirillum sp. TSA2s region TTCGGCGTCGGCGTCGCCTGGGCGCGCATCTATCTCGGTGTTCACTTCCCGCTGGACATGGCCGGCGCGCTTCTGGTCGCCACCACGGCATCGCTGCTGGTCGTTCCGGTCCGGCCCCTAATCGACCGGATGCTGACGCCGGCCATCATACGGCTTTACGAGGGAACCGTGCGGCTTCTGCATCTGCCCGCCGTCCTGTTCCCGCTGGACCGCGGGTGAGGGCGCGGTGGGGCATCTTCTCGAAGCGCTCGGGTCGATCATCGTGTCGGTCATCGCGACGCTGGGGTATCCCGGCGTCGCGATGCTGATGGCGCTGGAATCCGCCTGCATTCCGCTGCCGTCGGAGGTCATCATGCCCTTCGCCGGCTATCTCGTCTCGACAGGACACTTCAACCTGATGCTGGTCGCCACCGTCGGCGCCATCGGCTGCAACCTGGGGTCCGAGATCGCCTATGCGGTGGGACGGCGGGGCGGACGTCCGCTCATCCGGCGCTGGGGCCGCTACGTCCTGCTCGACGAGCACGACCTCGATCTGGCGGAGCGCTTCTTCTCCCGGCTCGGCGGACCGGCGGTGCTGGTCGCCCGGCTGCTGCCGGTGGTGCGGACCTTCATCGCCTTTCCCGCCGGGATGGCCGGGATGCCGAGGCTCCGCTTCCATCTCTACACCTTCATCGGTTCCTGGCCCTGGTGCTTCGGGCTGGCCTATGTCGGCTACGCGCTGGGAGAACGCTGGAACAGCGACCCGACGCTGAGGGACTGGATGCATCGCTTCGACGTTCTGGTGATCGTCGTGATGGTGGCGGCGGTGGCCTGGTTCCTATGGCGGCGACTGCGCACCCCGGCGAAGCCGAACCGTTGATCGCCCCCGTTGCCTGCCGGCACTCCGGTCCGAATTGGGCCTTACCGCTGGCGAGTTGCCGGTCTTGGTTGCCCGATCCAGCGGGTCTGCCGCCGGTCATGGCGAAGCCGCGGCCTCGATCTTACCAAACCGTATAGCACTCGCCAAAGGCCAGTAAACCAGCCCCGCCTAGGATCGTCTGTACCGGGGCATGACGCCCCGCAACAGGAGCGATTCGTATGAAGACCGTCATGAAGCCCGCGTCTGCGATCTGTGCGGCACTGCTGGTAGCTGGCATCGGTTATGGCGCGCACGCCGCCCAGAAGACCCATGAAGACGCCCGTGACCTGTCGGCGCTGTCGCAGGCGAAGATCTCGTTGTCGCAGGCGGTGACCGCTGCCGAACAGGAAACCGGCGGCAAGGCACTGTCTGCCGACATCCTGCAGGAAAATGGAAAGGTGGCCTTCGGTGTCGAGGTCGCCAAGGACAAGGCGACCGAGACTGTGGTCGTGGACGCAGCCTCCGGCAGTGTTGTGAAGCGTCATGTCGCACAGGGCGATGCTGAAGAGCAGGAAGACAACGACGCCGAATGATCTTGATGACGTCCGTGTCTGGCCCGGAAGGAGACTTCCGGGCCATTTTCTTTGGATCGGCACCGGCTCCAGCGCCCTTGAAGGCATGTCGAATATGCCGGCGGCCCCCTCCCGCACCCCCACCGCCGACACATCGAAAAGGCGCGATGGGAATGCCCACCGCGCCTCTCCCCTTCGGAAGGTCCGACTATTGTGTCGTCAGCCCCGTCAAACCGGCAGCCGCTGTTCGGCGCGATGGTCACTCAGTCATGTGTGCCGTTGCTGTCCATGGTATCGAGCAGGGTCGTCAAAGCCTTCTTGCACGCGGCCACCGTCGGGGCGCTATCGCGCAAAGCCGACAGTGCCCCGTCGATGGCTTTGTCGACCGCATGCCACTGGCTCGGTGCTCGGGGCTTCAGGCCCGCTTCCGCCTCGTCCCATGACGTTTCAAGATCCTTGATGCGGATCTTCGCGCCCGCAAGGTCCCCTTTATCGACCAGGGCCGCCGTATCGACGACAATCTTGCGGAAGCCCGAGATGTCGCCCAGTCCGGCAGACGCTTCGGCCTGCGAAACCGCGCCTGCCACCGGCATGAAATATGTGACTGCCACGGCACCCGTGGCAACGAGCGCAACAGCGGTGAGTGCGATCCAGGAGTGTTTCATCGACGATCTCTGCTTTGCATGAAGGAAAGGATGATCAGGCTTCATCGCCTACGGATCCATTGCGATGCTGAGCGGTGGTGACGCTCACCATCGCCACCAGGGCCACGATGACGACCAGGAAGACGGCGCTGGTCATGATCGTGCCGAGCCCCAGACCACCGTACTGCTGGGCCTGCGACAGGAAATCGCCCAGCGATGCGCCAAGCGGCCGCGTCAGCACATAAGCGATCCAGAAGGTCAGGATCGGGTTGGCGCCGCGGTAGTAGGCCAACGTGACAAGCGCGATCAGCCCGCCGAAGACGAGCACGCCGAGCCGGAAGCCGAGTTGGAGCGCCTCGGTCGCAAGGTCACCGGCCGCCGTGCCCAGGGCGAAGGTGAAGAGGATCGCCGTCCAGTAGAACACCTCGCGACGGCTGGTGACGATGGTGTGGATCGACAGGGTCCGTTCAGCCGCATACCAAGTGGCGAAAATCGCCGCCAGAGCCACCGCGAACACCGTGGTGCTGACGTAGAGACTGACGTTCAGGCCGTCCGTCAGCGCATCCGTGATCTGGGTCCCGACGACGCTGACCAGAACGACGGTCAACCAGTAGATCCAGGGTACATAAGCCCGCGCACGCAGTTGCAGCAGCAACGCGCCGCCCAGCAGCATGGCCATGATCCCGCCGGTCAGGCCGGTCCCCAGGCCGACATGGACGGCCAGATAGTCGGCCCCGGTTTCGCCCACCGTGGTGGACATAATCTTGATGATCCAGAAGATGAGCGTAACCTCCGGCACCTTGTTCAGCATACCGGCGCCGGACGCCCGTGCGTCGTGTGTCGCGTGCATTGGATGGCTCCTTCGCATGTTCGCGGTGAATTCGCGGCTCGGAAGAAGCCTAGGGTCGGCAAGGTTCGCCGGCGGTGGACCCGGTGTTGAAAAATCCCAATGTCGGAAGTGAGTGCTACCGGAGCATACGCGGTCCGAGATGAGAGAACGAAGCGGCGTCGCTTTTCCTGGCTCTGTTGCAAAGTTGGCTGGCACCCGGCGGAATGGCTGGACGTTGGAGGGAGTCAAACCGTGTCGGACTTCAAGGGTCGCCATTTCGAGGGCGAGATCGTGCTGTGGGCCGTTCGCTGGTACTGCCGGTACGGGATCAGCTACGGTGACCTCGAGCAGATAATGGCCGAGCGCGGCGTCACGGTCGACCACACCACGATCTACCGTTGGGTCCAGAAGTGTGCCCCCGAGATCGAGAAACGGCTGTGCTGGCAGTGGCGCTGCCCACGATCGACCAGTTGGCGGGTCGATGAAACCTATGTGAAGGTCGGTGGCAAGTGGGCTTACCTGTACCAAGCCGTCGACAAGCACGGCAACACCATCGACTTCTACCTTTCGCCCACGCGGAATACCGCGGCCGCCAAGCGTTTCCTCGGCAAGGCGCTGAACGGCCTGAAGGATTGGGAGAAGCCGATGGTCATCAACACCGACAAGGCGCCCACCTATGGGCCAGCCCTAGCGGAGCTGAAGGCCGAGGGCAAATGTCCCGAGGAGACGGAGCATCGGCAGGTCAAGTACCTGAACAATGTCGTCGAGGCCGACCACGGCAAGTTGAAGCAGCTGATTCGGCCGGTGCGGGGCTTCAAGACCCTGAAGACGGCTTATGCGACGATCAAGGGGTTCGAGGTGATGCGTGCGCTCCGCAAAGGGCAGGCGGCCGCCTTCAACCTGACCCGCGACATGCAGGGCGAGGAGCGCCTTGTCGAGCGCGCCTTCAACGTCGGCCCCTGCGTGCTCGCCGAAGCCGTTCAACTCGTCAATCAGCAGCTCGAACTCCAGGCTGCGTAGCCTCCGGCAGTGATTCCGGTCGTCATCATCACGTGCCTACAGGAAGAGTTTGCAACAGAGCCCACAATGTCGCTAGTTGAACTCACTTGAAGGCGACGAGGATCACGCCACCGGTGATCAGCGCGATCCCTACCCAGTTGGTCGCCGACAACCTCTCCCCCAGAAAGGCGACGCCGAACACGGCAACCAGCACCACGCTGAGCTTGTCGAGCGGGGCGACCTGTGACGCCGGCCCCAGTTTCAGCGCCCGGAAATAGCAGAGCCAAGAGGCTCCGGTGGCCAGTCCGGACAGAACGAGAAACAGCCAGGTATTTGGAGCGATCGCCGAGGGCGACAGGGTCTCGCCGGAGGTCAAAACAATGCCGATGAGCAGAACGAAGATCACCGCAGTCCGGATCAGCGTCGCCACATCCGAGTTGACACCCGCAACCCCGACCTTGGCAAGTATGGCGGTCAAAGCAGCAAAACACGCCGACAACAGTGCCCATATCGCCCATGTCGGAAACTCACCATCGGCCATTGTCTCGCTTCCTTGTCCTTGTCCTTGTCGGCTTTGTAATCGGCTGGGGACGCCTGCCATTTACTAGAGCAAATCAGGATCCCGGAAAGTCCGGATTTTATCACGTTAAATCATATAGTTATTGCTAAAAATTAAGCTTCATAAACAGCCTTCGCCAAGCCTCCGGCTCGGTTCAAGGCGGCAATCGACATCCCAGACGCGAATGCGAATGAGTAGCATTGACGCCGCGGTGGATTCTCTGTATTCGCTGTTGCAGCCAAGCGACGCGACGATCACCGCCTTCGCATCCCGGCATTCCGGGGAAGCGGCAGCATCGTCCGGCGGCGGCCTTGAAAATCCGTCCTTACCCTCGAAGAGCTGTGCCGGTATGGGCCAGCGGATTTCCGGATGCTCGGGTGACCGATACGACCTTGAAGGGGCTGTTCCTGGCCCACAAGCGCAACATCCAGGCCTATCTGACCCGCCGGTTGAAGGATGCGGAAGTCGCTGCCGATCTGACGCAGGAAACCTTCTTGCGCTACGCCGAGCAGAGCAGCGCCATCACTTACGACCGGTCGTATCTTTACCGAACCGCGCACAATCTGGCTGTCGACCACATGCGCCACCAGACACGTCGGCCGGTTCAGCTGACGGCGGACGACAACTTGGAAGCCATTCCAGAGGACCGGCCATCGCTGGAGGACGCGGCCTCGGCCAAGCAAAGTTTTGTCCGCCTGCGGCAGGCGGTGGCGGAGCTTCCCGAGCGCACCCGGCTGATTTTCACGCTCGTCCGCCTCGAAGGACTGACCTACGCGCAAGCCGCCGAACGGCTCGGCCTCTCCGAAAGCTCAATCCAGAAGCATCTGGCAAAAGCACTGGAGCGCATCATGGAGCGTATGGAGTCGTGATGGGAAAAATATCGCCCACTCCTTACCGACCTCCGACGCTCTGTGCGTCCTATGGTGCAGGAGCAACGAAACGGATGCCGCTCCGTTCGGACAATGGATCGAACCGTGCTTGACGACGACCAGCGACAGATCAAGGCCGAAGCGACGGAATGGGTGGTGCGGCTGTGCGGCCGTCCGCTCGACGCCGGTCAGAAGAAGGCTTTCGACCGTTGGTTGGCCCGCAGCCCGGTCCACCACCATATGTTCGAGCGAGCCTCCGCACTCTGGCAAGATCTCGGTCAACTCCGCGATTGCGCTGCATTGCCCATACCGGCGATGGCATCTGCTTATTCCCACTCGCGCCGTGCCAGGGGGAGACGTTCCGCCTGGGGGCATATCACCGCGCTGGCCGCTTCGCTGCTTATCATATGCGGCCTTGGCGGTCTGTGGTTCGGTAACCCGCTGCCGACGCTAATGGCGGATCACGCTACCGCCCCCGGCGAACTCCGCATGGTGACGATGCCGGACGGCAGCATCGCCGAACTTGGCCCGGCAAGCGCCATCGTTGTCCGTTTCACGGCCGAAGAGCGGCGGATCGAACTGCTGTCCGGCCTTGTCCACCTCTCGGTTGTGCCGAAGGCCAAAGCCGAAGGACGGCCGTTTGTCGTTGAGGCCGCCAACGGCAGCGCGGAAGCGCTCGGAACCCGTTTCACGGTGGAACGCGGGCCGGATTCGGTGAACGTGACCGTTACCGAACACGACGTGCGGGTGGCGGTGGCAGGAAGCGCCGACCGGCCGGGCGGTACCCTGGTGCTGTCGCCCGGCCAGACCGTCCACTACGATGCAAAGCGCGGGCTTGGAACGGTCGACGTCACCGACCTTGAGACCGCTGACGCCTGGCTGCATGGTCGCTTGGGCATTGTCACATAAACCGCGGGGCTGGCGAGCTCCTGTTGCACTGGGCATAGTGGCGGGATGAGACGT contains the following coding sequences:
- a CDS encoding PepSY domain-containing protein translates to MKTVMKPASAICAALLVAGIGYGAHAAQKTHEDARDLSALSQAKISLSQAVTAAEQETGGKALSADILQENGKVAFGVEVAKDKATETVVVDAASGSVVKRHVAQGDAEEQEDNDAE
- a CDS encoding IS6 family transposase, with product MSDFKGRHFEGEIVLWAVRWYCRYGISYGDLEQIMAERGVTVDHTTIYRWVQKCAPEIEKRLCWQWRCPRSTSWRVDETYVKVGGKWAYLYQAVDKHGNTIDFYLSPTRNTAAAKRFLGKALNGLKDWEKPMVINTDKAPTYGPALAELKAEGKCPEETEHRQVKYLNNVVEADHGKLKQLIRPVRGFKTLKTAYATIKGFEVMRALRKGQAAAFNLTRDMQGEERLVERAFNVGPCVLAEAVQLVNQQLELQAA
- a CDS encoding DedA family protein, encoding MGHLLEALGSIIVSVIATLGYPGVAMLMALESACIPLPSEVIMPFAGYLVSTGHFNLMLVATVGAIGCNLGSEIAYAVGRRGGRPLIRRWGRYVLLDEHDLDLAERFFSRLGGPAVLVARLLPVVRTFIAFPAGMAGMPRLRFHLYTFIGSWPWCFGLAYVGYALGERWNSDPTLRDWMHRFDVLVIVVMVAAVAWFLWRRLRTPAKPNR
- a CDS encoding FecR domain-containing protein, coding for MLDDDQRQIKAEATEWVVRLCGRPLDAGQKKAFDRWLARSPVHHHMFERASALWQDLGQLRDCAALPIPAMASAYSHSRRARGRRSAWGHITALAASLLIICGLGGLWFGNPLPTLMADHATAPGELRMVTMPDGSIAELGPASAIVVRFTAEERRIELLSGLVHLSVVPKAKAEGRPFVVEAANGSAEALGTRFTVERGPDSVNVTVTEHDVRVAVAGSADRPGGTLVLSPGQTVHYDAKRGLGTVDVTDLETADAWLHGRLGIVT
- a CDS encoding RNA polymerase sigma factor translates to MTDTTLKGLFLAHKRNIQAYLTRRLKDAEVAADLTQETFLRYAEQSSAITYDRSYLYRTAHNLAVDHMRHQTRRPVQLTADDNLEAIPEDRPSLEDAASAKQSFVRLRQAVAELPERTRLIFTLVRLEGLTYAQAAERLGLSESSIQKHLAKALERIMERMES
- a CDS encoding EamA family transporter, whose product is MADGEFPTWAIWALLSACFAALTAILAKVGVAGVNSDVATLIRTAVIFVLLIGIVLTSGETLSPSAIAPNTWLFLVLSGLATGASWLCYFRALKLGPASQVAPLDKLSVVLVAVFGVAFLGERLSATNWVGIALITGGVILVAFK